The genomic region GCAGCAGGCGCTTCGCCGACGGCCCGAAGTTCATCGACTTGTCGCCGGGGATTCCTCCCGGCGGGCCGAATCCCCGGTTCGCCACCGGCCGCTCGGTCGCCTTGACCGTCGCCGCGCCGGACTGTTCCTCGGTAGGGCCGGCGGCCGCGGTGGTCACCGGCGGCGGCTTCTGCTCGCTCATGCTGCCTCCTCCGCGGAACGCTGGGACTCCACGATCTCGACGTACGTCGGACAGCTGCGGAGCAGTTCGTCGTGCGTGCCCTTGCCGACGATCGCGCCGTCCTCGAGAACGACGATCTGGTCGGCGCCGATGATCGTGGACACCCGCTGGGCCACGATCACCACGCACGCGTCGGCCGTGACCGGCGCCAAGGCGGCGCGCAGCCTGGCGTCGGTCGACAGGTCGAGCGCCGAGAACGAGTCGTCGAACAGGTAGATCTCCGGCTTGCGCACCAGCGCCCGGGCGATCGCCAGCCGCTGCCGCTGACCGCCGGACACGTTGGTGCCGCCCTGGGCGATCGGCGCGTTCAGCTGCTCCGGCATCGCCTCGACGAAGTCCTTGCCCTGGGCGATCTCGAGCGCGTGCCACAGCTCCTCGTCGGTCGCGTCCGGATTCCCGTACCGCAGGTTGCTGGCGACCGTCCCGGAGAACAGGTAAGGCCGTTGCGGCACCAGGCCGATCCGCCGCCACAGCGCGTCGGGCTCGATGTCGCGCACATCGACCCCGTCCACCAGGACCCGGCCGGCAGTGGCGTCGATCAGGCGCGGCACCAGCGACAGCAGCGTGGTCTTGCCCGCGCCGGTGCTGCCGATGACGGCCGTCGTCTGCCCCGGCGACGCGGAGAAGCTGAGATCCCGCAGTACGGGCTCGGCGGCGCCGGGGTACCGGAAGCCGGCGTTCTCGAAGACGAGTTCGCCGCGGCCGGTGAAGGCGGTGATCGGGGTGACCGGCGGGCTGACCGACGACTTGGTGTTCAGCACCTCGCTGATCCGGTCGGCGCAGACCGCGGCGCGCGGCACCATGATCATCACGAACGTCGCCATCATCACCGAGAACAGGATCTGGATCAGGTAGCTGATGAACGCGGTCAGGGCACCGACCTGCATCGCGCCGCTCTGCACCCGGGACGCGCCGAACCAGAGCACGGCCACGCTGGACGCGTTCAGGATCAGCATCACCACCGGGAAGACCAGCGCCATCAGCCGCCCGGCCCGTACGGCGGTGTCGGTGAGCGCCGCGTTCGCCGCGCCGAACCGCTCGATCTCGTGCGGCTCGCGGACGAACGCGCGCACCACCCGGATCCCGGTGATCTGCTCGCGCAGCACCCGGTTCACGCCGTCGATGTTGACCTGCATCGCGCGGAACTGCGGCACCATCCGGCTGGCGATCAGCCCGATCGAGACCGCCAGCAACGGGACGGCGACGGCCACCAGCCAGGACAGCCCGACGTCCTCGCGGACCGCCATCACGATGCCGCCGACCATCGTGATCGGCGCGGAGACCAGCATCGTGCAGGTGGTGACCACCAGCATTTGGACCTGGGTGACGTCGTTGGTGCTGCGCGAGATCAGCGTCGGCGCGCCGAACTGGTTCACCTCGCGGGCGGAGAAGCTGCCGACCTGGTGGAAGACCGCGGCCCGGACGTCGCGGCCGAACAGCGCGGCGGTCTTGGCGCCGAAGTAGACGGCGAACACGGTGCACAGGATCTGCACCAGGCTGACGCCGAGCATCCAGCCACCGGTCCCGACGATGTAGCCGGTGTCGCCCCTGGCCACGCCGTTGTCGATGATGTCGGCGTTCAGGCTGGGCAGGTAGAGGGAGGCGATCGTCCCGATCAGCTGCAGGACGACCACCAGGGTCAGGTTGCCGGCGTACGGACGCAGGTGCGTACGCAACAGGCGAAGAAGCATCAGTGGTCCCCGGGTTCGTGGTGGCGGACACCGTCGAGGGTGAAGTCGACGATCTCCTCGGCGGTCATCGGCCGACCGTCCGAAATCAGTGGGTGGGTGGCGGAGAAGGTGAGCAGCCGGAGCCGGTGCACGACCTCCTCGGGCGTGAACCGGAGCTGGTCGGCGTCCGGCCGCAGCAGGTCGGCGAAGATCCGGTCGACCTCCTCGGCGTCGGCCTTGCGCCGGGCGGCGTCCTCGGGATCGGCGCCCTTGAGCTGGGGCGGTCGCTGCAGCCGCATCGCGAACATCAGCTTGAAGACGGCGCGCAACCGGCGCTGGCTGATCTCGACCCCGGCGATCATCCGCTCCCGCAGCGGCAGGCCCGGGTCGATGTCGCGCAGCAGGGCCAGCAGCGGGCCCGCGTCGAAGACGGTCTGCATCACTGCCTGGACCAGCGCGTCCTTGTTGCCGAACGCACGGAAGATCGTGCCTTCGGCAACACCGGCCGCCGCGGCGAGCCGGCGCGTGCTGACGTCAGGGCCGTGCTCCTCCAGCAGCGGCAGCACCGCAGCGACGATCGCCGCGCGGCGGGCGTCGGGAGGCATCGGGGTCGCTCGTGGGCTCACCCGGGCGACACTAACTGAGTGAGCACTCACTCACAAGCAGGTTTCCTGCAGGTGCGCCCCTACCGGTCCGCGAGCAGCGCCGCGATGCCGTCCAGGACACGAGCCAGACCGAAGGCGAACCCGTGGTCGGAGTCGTACGGCGCGTCGAACTCCTGCCCGACCGTCGTGCCGACCCGGCTGGCGAGCGGGAACGTGTGCACGTCGCCGATCTTGTCCAGCAGCGGCTCGTGCGCCAGCCACCACTCCTTGTCGGTGATGCCGGACGACTGGATCACTCGCTGGGCGTCGACGGCGCTCCGTACGGCGCCGTGCACGTAGCCGTTCACGAGCGCGACCGCGGCGTCCATCTCGACGTCGGTCAGGCCGATCCCCTCGACCGCTTCGAGCTCGTACTCGTACTTCGCCATCAGCCCCGGACCGAGCGGCGGCCGGCTGGTCGCGACGTACAGCATCCACGGGTGGCGCAGGTAGAGCTCGCGGTTCTCCAGCGCGACCTCCTCCAGCTTGGCCCGCCAGTTCCCCTCCACCGGACGGCGCGGGAACTCGGCGTAGACGCTGTCCAGCATCACGTCGAGCAGCTCACCCTTGCCGGGCACGTACCGGTACAGCGTCATCGCGCCGACGCCGAGCTCGTCGGCGACCCGGCGCATCGACGTCGCGCCGAGCCCTTCGGTGTCGGCGATCCGGACCGCCGCTTCGACCACGCGCTCGACGGTGAGCGCGGGCTTGGGGCCGCGGGTCGGCCGGGACTGCAGTCCCCAGAGCAGTTCGAGGCTTTTGGCCGGGTCGCCGCCCCCGCTGTAGTCCGAATTCATGTGCGCAATCCTCCCGCGGTGACTACACTCCAGCGGTTACCTCGTACAGCGTACCCAGTAGGGCCTCGGCGGCGCCGGCGGGTTGACCTCAAGCAAAGTCGAGGTTCTACCGTCGGAAACTGTCGGTGGTCCGCGGGACCATCGGCACACCTCGTACCTTCCGACCAGACCTGCGGAGCACAGCCGTGAGCATGGAAATGACCGCGTGGACCTCGCTGTACCACGCGATGCACGCCCAGGACGAGAAGCGGCCCTTCTCCAAGGAGACGCTCCGGCGCATCCTCGCCTTCGCCCGGCCGCACAAGTCGCAGCTGATCGCGTTCCTCGCGCTCAGCGTCGTGGCGGCGGTGCTCGCGGTCGCCACGCCGGTGCTGGCCGGTGAGGTGGTCAACGCGATCGTCGACGGCAACGCCGTGAGCACGGTGCTGTGGCTGGCCGGGCTGATCGCGCTGATCGCGGTCGCCGAGGCGGGCATCGGCCTGTTCACCCGCTGGCTGTCGGCGCGGATCGGTGAGGGGCTGATCCTCGACCTGCGCACGGCGGTGTTCGACCACATCCAGAAGATGCCGATCGCCTTCTTCACCCGGACCAGGACCGGCGCGCTGGTGTCCCGGCTGAACAACGACGTCATCGGCGCGCAGCGCGCGTTCAGCGACACCCTGTCCGGGGTCGTGAGCAACCTGGTCATGCTGGTGCTCACGCTCGTGGTGATGCTGCGCGTGTCCTGGCAGATCACGCTGCTCGCGCTCGTGCTGCTGCCGGTGTTCGTGATCCCGGCCCGCCGGATGGGCAACAAACTGGCCGCCCTGGAACGCGAGGCGGCGAACTACAACGCCACCATGAGCACCCAGATGACCGAGCGGTTCTCCGCGCCGGGCGCGACGCTGGTCAAGCTGTTCGGCCGGCCGGTGCGCGAGTCGCGCGAGTTCGCCGTCCGGGCCGAGCGGGTGCGCGACATCGGCGTCCGGACCGCGATGGTGCAGTGGCTCTTCGTCACCTCGCTCACCTTGGTGTCGGCGCTCGCGCTGGCCGTCGTCTACGCGCTCGGCGGTTTCTACGCGCTGCGCGGTCAGCTGGACGCCGGCGCGGTCGTCTCGATGGCTCTGCTGCTCACCCGGCTGTACTCGCCGCTCACCGCGCTGGCCAGTGCCCGGCTCGAGGTGATGACCGCGCTGGTCAGCTTCGACCGGGTCTTCGAGGTGCTCGACCTCAAGCCGCTGATCCAGGACAAGCCGGACGCCC from Kribbella flavida DSM 17836 harbors:
- a CDS encoding TetR/AcrR family transcriptional regulator encodes the protein MSPRATPMPPDARRAAIVAAVLPLLEEHGPDVSTRRLAAAAGVAEGTIFRAFGNKDALVQAVMQTVFDAGPLLALLRDIDPGLPLRERMIAGVEISQRRLRAVFKLMFAMRLQRPPQLKGADPEDAARRKADAEEVDRIFADLLRPDADQLRFTPEEVVHRLRLLTFSATHPLISDGRPMTAEEIVDFTLDGVRHHEPGDH
- a CDS encoding ABC transporter ATP-binding protein — protein: MTAWTSLYHAMHAQDEKRPFSKETLRRILAFARPHKSQLIAFLALSVVAAVLAVATPVLAGEVVNAIVDGNAVSTVLWLAGLIALIAVAEAGIGLFTRWLSARIGEGLILDLRTAVFDHIQKMPIAFFTRTRTGALVSRLNNDVIGAQRAFSDTLSGVVSNLVMLVLTLVVMLRVSWQITLLALVLLPVFVIPARRMGNKLAALEREAANYNATMSTQMTERFSAPGATLVKLFGRPVRESREFAVRAERVRDIGVRTAMVQWLFVTSLTLVSALALAVVYALGGFYALRGQLDAGAVVSMALLLTRLYSPLTALASARLEVMTALVSFDRVFEVLDLKPLIQDKPDARRVPDGPVSVEFDDVRFAYPSADKVSLASLEEVAKLDTRGGEEVLHGVSFRAEPGQMVALVGSSGAGKSTIAQLIPRLYDVDSGAVRLAGVDVRDVTAESLRETLGMVTQDGHLFHDSIRENLLLARPEATEEELWDALTRARLGDLIRSLPDELDTVVGERGYRLSGGERQRLTIARLLLAHPRVVILDEATAALDSTSEAAVQAALAEALAGRTAVVIAHRLSTIRAADQILVIEAGRIVEQGTHTELLAAGGRYEELYRTQFDQPAAEPEVVLGAS
- a CDS encoding TetR/AcrR family transcriptional regulator; this encodes MNSDYSGGGDPAKSLELLWGLQSRPTRGPKPALTVERVVEAAVRIADTEGLGATSMRRVADELGVGAMTLYRYVPGKGELLDVMLDSVYAEFPRRPVEGNWRAKLEEVALENRELYLRHPWMLYVATSRPPLGPGLMAKYEYELEAVEGIGLTDVEMDAAVALVNGYVHGAVRSAVDAQRVIQSSGITDKEWWLAHEPLLDKIGDVHTFPLASRVGTTVGQEFDAPYDSDHGFAFGLARVLDGIAALLADR
- a CDS encoding ABC transporter ATP-binding protein, translated to MLLRLLRTHLRPYAGNLTLVVVLQLIGTIASLYLPSLNADIIDNGVARGDTGYIVGTGGWMLGVSLVQILCTVFAVYFGAKTAALFGRDVRAAVFHQVGSFSAREVNQFGAPTLISRSTNDVTQVQMLVVTTCTMLVSAPITMVGGIVMAVREDVGLSWLVAVAVPLLAVSIGLIASRMVPQFRAMQVNIDGVNRVLREQITGIRVVRAFVREPHEIERFGAANAALTDTAVRAGRLMALVFPVVMLILNASSVAVLWFGASRVQSGAMQVGALTAFISYLIQILFSVMMATFVMIMVPRAAVCADRISEVLNTKSSVSPPVTPITAFTGRGELVFENAGFRYPGAAEPVLRDLSFSASPGQTTAVIGSTGAGKTTLLSLVPRLIDATAGRVLVDGVDVRDIEPDALWRRIGLVPQRPYLFSGTVASNLRYGNPDATDEELWHALEIAQGKDFVEAMPEQLNAPIAQGGTNVSGGQRQRLAIARALVRKPEIYLFDDSFSALDLSTDARLRAALAPVTADACVVIVAQRVSTIIGADQIVVLEDGAIVGKGTHDELLRSCPTYVEIVESQRSAEEAA